A section of the Roseivirga sp. BDSF3-8 genome encodes:
- a CDS encoding beta-1,3-glucanase family protein codes for MKTNHNQTLAGMLRCLLLGALMLFTHSVMAQTLPYEITNNSEYADSEVYVAIVGITGGHVWVDPVTGQVNPMSQSDNTVQGPVYGGNYGPGENGLYANCFRRLSDIPNNTVNIPKIAGCRIMISFQSQLFLYFFGYDGDPQGYAAPNLQNETDPNQGIKFELVELTYNDFGLWCNTSRVDSYQYPMGLEVWGTDFYKKVGELKTHQQILQDWQNQAPSEFQSLYDPQDGMIHFPTKTSAFPTNFLQGYIDAIWNKYSTDELVFNSGQAGVWRGRVQGSQFVFTRDGDGQVAIIPGKPTTLEAMEGSGVLATGGQWDLVVQAQFVAAITRHAIDLNAPSGTYQDFGDISRYYQTWPYNWYAKFLHQNSISYDGLTYAFAYDDVFDRSATIHTPNPNNIKITVGGFAGLGSGGGGNYTQWQCHNFPNSYIRHASSGRARINSNVSPVADKEWNMVPGLAGAGVSFESRNQPGRYLRHRGGEIWLDANNGSGLFAADATWYPRAGLADGNKVSFESYNFPGRYIRHRGGLLYNESVSGSVGFADATFAQIGGSLPGGGFSQQIEAENFALQSGQMQTEACSEGGQNVGYLVNDGWLVYDVNLPASGTYRVEYRVASPNTGGIVQLEQAGGSTVFGQVNVPNTGGWQNWTTVSHTVNLNAGQQQLAIKTPVAGYNINWLRISSTGGARTAPTALGDDLNTNELVIFPNPASQYLSIKSAQEASAYAIYDMRGTEVRSGTLHPQTTTQVDVSGLHPGTYMVRELQSGKTLKFIKR; via the coding sequence ATGAAAACTAATCACAACCAAACCCTGGCAGGCATGCTAAGATGCCTGCTCCTGGGAGCACTGATGCTATTCACCCATTCGGTAATGGCACAGACCCTCCCCTATGAAATTACGAACAACTCAGAATATGCCGACAGCGAAGTATACGTGGCTATAGTAGGCATTACCGGCGGGCATGTATGGGTAGACCCCGTTACCGGGCAGGTAAACCCCATGAGCCAGTCGGATAATACCGTGCAGGGCCCCGTGTACGGCGGGAACTACGGGCCTGGTGAAAACGGCCTGTATGCCAATTGCTTCCGCAGACTAAGTGATATTCCTAACAATACCGTGAATATCCCTAAAATAGCAGGTTGCCGGATCATGATATCATTCCAGAGCCAGCTATTCCTCTACTTCTTCGGCTATGATGGCGACCCCCAGGGGTATGCAGCACCTAATCTGCAGAACGAAACCGACCCCAACCAGGGCATTAAGTTCGAACTCGTCGAACTGACGTACAATGACTTCGGGCTGTGGTGCAACACCTCGCGTGTAGACAGCTACCAGTATCCAATGGGACTGGAAGTATGGGGTACCGACTTCTACAAAAAAGTAGGTGAGCTTAAAACCCACCAGCAGATCCTGCAGGACTGGCAAAACCAGGCTCCTTCGGAATTTCAGAGCCTGTATGATCCCCAGGATGGCATGATTCATTTCCCAACCAAGACATCCGCCTTTCCTACTAACTTTCTGCAAGGCTACATAGATGCCATTTGGAACAAGTACAGCACAGATGAACTTGTATTTAACTCCGGCCAGGCAGGCGTATGGCGCGGCCGGGTGCAAGGCAGCCAGTTTGTATTCACCCGCGATGGTGACGGACAGGTAGCCATTATTCCCGGTAAGCCCACCACACTGGAAGCAATGGAAGGCAGTGGCGTGCTGGCAACCGGCGGCCAGTGGGACCTCGTAGTACAGGCACAGTTCGTAGCGGCCATCACTCGCCACGCCATTGACCTCAATGCCCCCTCCGGTACCTACCAGGACTTTGGAGACATAAGCCGCTACTACCAGACATGGCCCTACAACTGGTATGCAAAGTTTCTACACCAGAACAGCATAAGCTATGATGGCCTCACCTATGCCTTTGCATATGATGATGTGTTCGACCGATCGGCCACTATTCACACCCCAAACCCCAATAATATAAAAATTACAGTTGGTGGATTTGCCGGGCTTGGCTCTGGCGGAGGCGGCAACTACACCCAGTGGCAATGTCACAACTTTCCTAACTCCTACATCAGGCACGCTAGCAGCGGCCGGGCACGCATTAACAGTAACGTAAGCCCAGTAGCAGATAAAGAGTGGAATATGGTGCCCGGCCTCGCTGGTGCCGGAGTATCCTTTGAATCACGCAACCAACCCGGACGCTACCTGCGCCATCGTGGCGGGGAAATATGGCTGGATGCCAACAATGGCTCAGGCCTCTTTGCTGCCGATGCCACCTGGTACCCCCGTGCCGGCCTGGCCGATGGCAATAAAGTATCCTTTGAGTCCTACAACTTCCCCGGCCGCTACATACGCCACCGCGGAGGGCTGCTTTACAATGAGTCCGTAAGCGGCTCCGTAGGATTTGCCGACGCCACCTTTGCCCAAATAGGCGGCAGCCTGCCCGGCGGTGGGTTCTCTCAACAGATAGAAGCGGAAAACTTCGCCTTACAGTCCGGTCAGATGCAGACCGAAGCCTGCTCTGAAGGCGGTCAGAATGTAGGCTACCTCGTCAATGACGGATGGCTTGTATACGATGTTAACCTACCTGCCAGCGGCACTTATCGAGTGGAGTACCGCGTAGCAAGTCCTAACACCGGTGGCATCGTGCAACTGGAGCAGGCAGGAGGGAGCACCGTATTCGGTCAGGTAAACGTACCCAACACCGGTGGATGGCAGAACTGGACCACAGTATCCCACACCGTAAACCTGAATGCCGGCCAGCAGCAGCTTGCCATCAAAACCCCCGTGGCAGGCTATAATATAAACTGGCTCCGTATTAGCAGCACCGGAGGGGCCCGCACCGCTCCCACAGCATTAGGGGATGACCTCAACACCAACGAGCTAGTCATATTCCCTAATCCAGCCAGTCAGTACCTTAGTATCAAAAGCGCGCAGGAAGCCTCGGCATATGCCATATACGATATGCGAGGCACTGAGGTAAGAAGCGGCACACTGCATCCACAAACCACTACACAAGTAGACGTAAGTGGCCTCCACCCCGGCACCTACATGGTCCGCGAGCTGCAAAGTGGCAAGACACTCAAGTTTATCAAAAGATGA
- a CDS encoding carbohydrate-binding protein, whose translation MKKLYPGGSTALGRTFAPLFLFIAFLILPFSDSEAQNWQLVWEDNFSGSISPDWVFETGTGSNGWGNNELQYYRRANASVENGNLVITARRENYGGRNYTSARMKTQGRKSWRYGRIEARIAMPSFTGVWPAFWMLGDNISSVGWPACGEIDIMEHVNTEQATHGTIHWQDNNGNYASYGGYTGASVTNYHTYAIEWNASSIRWFLDGVQYHEVNIENGVNGTSEFHNKFFIILNMAIGGNWPGFSVDNNAFPAKMYVDYVRVYQGGGSTGGGGTFAQLIEAENFALQSGQMQTEACSEGGQNVGWLANGGWLVYDVNLPYSGTYNVQYRVASPNNGGAIQLERAGGSTVYGQVSVPNTGGWQNWTTVSHTVNLSAGQQQLAIYIPTAGYNINWLRISSPGARIGEPADFTAQGLQELSAYPNPAHNELSIKGLAPGTEFVIFDMMGRKAQSGITGQGPVDVSGLQPGTYMLQEMTSGSSLRFIKK comes from the coding sequence ATGAAAAAACTTTACCCAGGCGGATCCACTGCCTTAGGGCGGACCTTCGCTCCATTATTTCTATTCATCGCTTTTCTAATTCTGCCTTTTTCCGATTCTGAAGCCCAAAACTGGCAACTGGTCTGGGAAGACAACTTCAGTGGCAGCATCAGCCCGGACTGGGTTTTTGAAACCGGTACCGGATCAAATGGCTGGGGCAATAACGAGCTCCAGTACTACCGCCGTGCAAACGCTTCCGTGGAGAACGGTAACCTCGTAATTACGGCCCGCCGCGAAAACTACGGTGGCAGGAACTACACCTCTGCACGTATGAAAACGCAGGGGCGTAAATCATGGCGCTACGGTCGCATAGAAGCGCGCATCGCCATGCCCTCATTTACCGGTGTGTGGCCCGCATTCTGGATGCTGGGCGACAACATCAGTTCCGTCGGCTGGCCGGCATGTGGCGAAATCGACATCATGGAGCACGTGAATACCGAGCAGGCCACACACGGCACCATTCATTGGCAGGATAATAATGGTAATTACGCCAGCTACGGCGGCTATACAGGTGCCAGCGTCACTAACTATCACACCTATGCCATCGAGTGGAATGCCAGCAGCATCAGGTGGTTCCTCGATGGGGTACAGTACCATGAGGTAAACATCGAGAACGGTGTGAACGGCACCAGCGAGTTTCATAACAAATTTTTTATTATCCTCAACATGGCTATCGGAGGCAACTGGCCTGGCTTTAGTGTCGATAATAATGCCTTCCCTGCAAAAATGTATGTGGACTATGTACGTGTATACCAGGGCGGTGGCAGCACAGGAGGCGGAGGTACCTTCGCTCAACTCATTGAGGCTGAGAACTTCGCCTTACAGTCCGGCCAGATGCAGACAGAAGCCTGCTCCGAGGGCGGGCAGAATGTAGGATGGCTCGCTAATGGCGGCTGGCTGGTCTATGACGTGAACCTGCCCTACTCCGGCACCTACAATGTACAGTATCGTGTAGCCAGCCCTAACAATGGCGGCGCAATCCAACTGGAAAGAGCAGGGGGGAGCACCGTCTACGGACAGGTAAGCGTACCTAACACCGGCGGCTGGCAGAACTGGACCACCGTATCACATACGGTAAACCTGAGTGCTGGACAGCAGCAACTGGCCATTTATATTCCTACGGCCGGCTATAACATCAACTGGCTTCGTATCAGCAGTCCAGGTGCACGTATAGGCGAGCCCGCAGACTTTACCGCACAAGGACTGCAGGAGCTTAGCGCTTACCCGAATCCGGCGCATAACGAGCTTAGTATTAAAGGACTGGCTCCTGGCACAGAATTCGTCATATTTGATATGATGGGCCGCAAAGCACAAAGTGGCATCACAGGTCAGGGACCCGTAGACGTGTCCGGCCTGCAGCCCGGCACCTATATGCTACAGGAGATGACCTCCGGCAGCAGCCTCCGATTCATCAAAAAGTAA